From one Pempheris klunzingeri isolate RE-2024b chromosome 9, fPemKlu1.hap1, whole genome shotgun sequence genomic stretch:
- the LOC139207692 gene encoding UDP-N-acetylglucosamine--peptide N-acetylglucosaminyltransferase 110 kDa subunit isoform X2 has product MATSVGNVADSTEPTKHMLSFQGLAELAHREYQSGDFEAAERHCMQLWRQEPDNTGVLLLLSSIHFQCRRLDRSAHFSTLAIKQNPMLAEAYSNLGNVYKERGQLQEAIEHYRHALRLKPDFIDGYINLAAALVAAGDMEGAVQAYVSALQYNPDLYCVRSDLGNLLKALGRLEEAKACYLKAIETQPNFAVAWSNLGCVFNAQGEIWLAIHHFEKAVTLDPNFLDAYINLGNVLKEARIFDRAVAGYLRALSLSPNHAVVHGNLACVYYEQGLIDLAIDTYRRAIELQPHFPDAYCNLANALKEKGNVSEAEECYNTALRLCPTHADSLNNLANIKREQGNIEEAVQLYRKALEVFPEFAAAHSNLASVLQQQGKLQEALMHYKEAIRISPTFADAYSNMGNTLKEMQDVQGALQCYTRAIQINPAFADAHSNLASIHKDSGNIPEAIASYRTALKLKPDFPDAYCNLAHCLQIVCDWTDYDERMKKLVSIVADQLDKNRLPSVHPHHSMLYPLSHGFRKAIAERHGNLCLDKINALHKPAYEHPKDLKASGGRLRVGYVSSDFGNHPTSHLMQSIPGMHNSEKFEVFCYALSPDDSTNFRVKVVAEAHHFTDLSQIPCNGKAADRIHQDGIHILVNMNGYTKGARNELFALRPAPIQTMWLGYPGTSGAPFMDYIVSDKETSPIEVAEQYSEKLAYMPHTFFIGDHANMFPHLKKKAVIDFKSNGHIFDNRIVLNGIDLKAFLDSLPDVKVIKMKCDNNQEAAGDTNGALSMPVIPMNTAAEAIINMINQGQIQVTINGFTVSNGLATTQINNKAATGEEVPRTIVVTTRSQYGLPEDSIVYCNFNQLYKIDPPTLQMWANILKRVPNSVLWLLRFPAVGEPNIQQYAQNMGLPGSRIIFSPVAPKEEHVRRGQLADVCLDTPLCNGHTTGMDVLWAGTPMVTMPGETLASRVAASQLNCLGCPELIAHSRQDYEDIAVKLGSDMEYLKMVRARVWKQRICSPLFNTKLYTTDLEKLYLQMWEHHSKGNKPEPLVQQVETSETA; this is encoded by the exons AACCAACAAAACATATGCTTTCCTTCCAAGGGTTGGCTGAACTGGCGCACCGAGAGTATCAGTCAGGGGACTTTGAGGCAGCTGAGCGCCACTGCATGCAGCTGTGGAGACAGGAGCCTGATAACACAGGCGTGCTACTGCTCCTGTCCTCCATCCATTTCCAGTGCCGAAGACTCGACAG GTCTGCTCACTTCAGCACCCTGGCCATCAAACAGAACCCAATGTTGGCTGAGGCCTATTCCAACCTGGGGAACGTGTACAAGGAGCGTGGGCAACTGCAGGAAGCCATAGAACATTACCGCCACGCTCTGAGACTGAAGCCAGATTTTATTGATGGATACATCAACTTGGCAGCAGCTCTTGTGGCAGCAGGGGACATGGAGGGAGCAGTGCAAGCTTACGTATCTGCATTACAATATAACCCT gATCTTTATTGTGTACGTAGTGACTTGGGCAACTTGCTTAAAGCCCTTGGACGTTTGGAAGAGGCTAAG GCTTGTTACCTGAAAGCCATTGAGACTCAGCCCAACTTTGCAGTGGCTTGGAGCAACCTGGGCTGTGTGTTCAATGCCCAGGGAGAGATTTGGCTTGCCATCCACCATTTTGAGAAG GCAGTGACCCTGGACCCAAATTTCCTTGATGCATACATCAATTTAGGAAATGTTTTGAAGGAAGCTCGCATCTTTGACAG AGCTGTGGCTGGATACCTAAGAGCCCTGAGTCTTAGCCCAAACCATGCGGTTGTCCATGGAAACCTGGCCTGTGTCTACTACGAGCAAGGCCTCATTGACTTGGCTATTGACACCTACCGTCGTGCTATTGAACTGCAGCCCCACTTCCCCGATGCCTACTGCAATTTGGCAAATGCCCTCAAGGAGAAAGGCAAT GTGTCTGAAGCAGAAGAATGCTACAACACAGCCTTGCGCTTGTGTCCAACCCATGCAGACTCTCTCAACAACTTGGCCAATATCAagcgtgagcagggcaacatTGAAGAGGCTGTTCAGCTCTATAGGAAAGCACTGGAG gtCTTCCCAGAGTTTGCAGCAGCTCACTCCAACCTGGCCAgtgtcctgcagcagcagggaaaaCTCCAGGAGGCCCTCATGCACTACAAGGAGGCCATTAG AATCAGCCCCACATTCGCTGATGCCTACTCAAACATGGGCAATACACTGAAGGAAATGCAAGATGTACAGGGAGCGCTGCAGTGCTACACCCGTGCCATCCAGATCAACCCTGCCTTTGCTGACGCTCACAGCAATTTAGCCTCGATCCACAAG GATTCTGGAAACATCCCAGAAGCCATTGCATCTTACCGCACAGCCTTGAAACTCAAGCCAGACTTCCCAGATGCTTACTGCAACTTGGCACATTGCCTGCAG ATTGTGTGTGACTGGACAGATTATGACGAGCGGatgaagaagcttgtgagcaTTGTGGCTGACCAGCTGGATAAGAACCGCTTACCTTCCGTGCACCCACACCACAGCATGCTGTATCCACTCTCTCACGGCTTCCGTAAGGCCATTGCTGAGCGTCACGGAAACCTTTGCCTGGACAAG ATCAATGCACTGCACAAACCTGCTTATGAGCATCCAAAGGATCTGAAGGCCAGTGGTGGACGTCTGCGTGTTGGCTACGTCAGCTCTGACTTTGGCAACCACCCAACTTCCCACCTGATGCAGTCCATTCCTGGAATGCACAATTCTGAGAAATTTGAG GTGTTCTGCTATGCACTCAGCCCTGATGATAGTACCAACTTCCGTGTGAAAGTGGTAGCAGAGGCTCATCATTTCACAGACCTCTCACAG ATTCCTTGCAATGGCAAGGCAGCTGATCGTATCCACCAGGATGGAATCCACATCCTGGTCAACATGAACGGATACACCAAGGGAGCCCGAAATGAGCTGTTTGCCCTCCGCCCTGCCCCCATTCAG ACTATGTGGCTGGGTTACCCTGGAACCAGCGGAGCTCCTTTCATGGACTACATCGTCTCTGACAAAGAGACGTCACCTATTGAAGTAGCTGAGCAGTATTCTGAGAAACTAGCCTACATGCCCCATACTTTCTTCATTGGAGACCATGCCAACATGTTCCCTCACCTCAAG AAAAAGGCAGTGATTGATTTCAAGTCGAATGGACACATCTTTGACAACCGTATTGTTCTCAATGGTATTGATCTGAAGGCCTTTTTGGACAGTCTGCCAGATGTGAAGGTGATCAAG ATGAAGTGTGACAACAACCAGGAAGCTGCCGGGGACACAAATGGAGCTCTGTCCATGCCCGTAATCCCCATgaacacagcagctgaggccATCATCAACATGATCAACCAAGGCCAAATCCAGGTCACAATCAATGGCTTCACTGTCAGCAATGGCCTGGCCACCACACAG ATCAATAACAAAGCAGCCACTGGGGAGGAGGTGCCACGCACAATTGTTGTGACAACCCGCTCCCAGTATGGCCTCCCCGAGGACTCCATCGTCTACTGCAACTTCAACCAGCTCTACAAGATTGATCCCCCTACTCTTCAGATGTGGGCCAAT atctTGAAGCGTGTGCCCAACAGTGTACTGTGGCTTCTTCGTTTCCCAGCTGTTGGCGAGCCCAACATCCAGCAGTACGCTCAGAACATGGGTCTGCCTGGCTCTCGCATCATCTTCTCTCCTGTGGCGCCCAAGGAGGAGCATGTGAGAAGGGGCCAGCTAGCTGATGTGTGCCTCGACACTCCTCTGTGTAATGGTCACACCACAGGCATGGATGTTCTCTGGGCTGGAACCCCCATGGTCACCATGCCAG GTGAAACCCTTGCCTCCCGAGTGGCTGCCTCACAACTCAACTGTCTGGGCTGCCCAGAGCTGATAGCCCACAGTCGCCAGGACTATGAAGACATAGCGGTCAAACTGGGCTCTGACATGGAATA CCTAAAGATGGTCCGAGCACGTGTTTGGAAGCAGCGAATCTGCAGCCCTCTTTTCAACACCAAGCTGTACACAACTGACCTGGAGAAGCTCTATCTGCAGATGTGGGAGCACCATAGCAAAGGCAACAAGCCAGAACCCCTGGTCCAGCAAGTAGAGACCAGTGAGACTGCCTGA
- the LOC139207692 gene encoding UDP-N-acetylglucosamine--peptide N-acetylglucosaminyltransferase 110 kDa subunit isoform X1, giving the protein MATSVGNVADSTEPTKHMLSFQGLAELAHREYQSGDFEAAERHCMQLWRQEPDNTGVLLLLSSIHFQCRRLDRSAHFSTLAIKQNPMLAEAYSNLGNVYKERGQLQEAIEHYRHALRLKPDFIDGYINLAAALVAAGDMEGAVQAYVSALQYNPDLYCVRSDLGNLLKALGRLEEAKACYLKAIETQPNFAVAWSNLGCVFNAQGEIWLAIHHFEKAVTLDPNFLDAYINLGNVLKEARIFDRAVAGYLRALSLSPNHAVVHGNLACVYYEQGLIDLAIDTYRRAIELQPHFPDAYCNLANALKEKGNVSEAEECYNTALRLCPTHADSLNNLANIKREQGNIEEAVQLYRKALEVFPEFAAAHSNLASVLQQQGKLQEALMHYKEAIRISPTFADAYSNMGNTLKEMQDVQGALQCYTRAIQINPAFADAHSNLASIHKDSGNIPEAIASYRTALKLKPDFPDAYCNLAHCLQIVCDWTDYDERMKKLVSIVADQLDKNRLPSVHPHHSMLYPLSHGFRKAIAERHGNLCLDKVHALIKINALHKPAYEHPKDLKASGGRLRVGYVSSDFGNHPTSHLMQSIPGMHNSEKFEVFCYALSPDDSTNFRVKVVAEAHHFTDLSQIPCNGKAADRIHQDGIHILVNMNGYTKGARNELFALRPAPIQTMWLGYPGTSGAPFMDYIVSDKETSPIEVAEQYSEKLAYMPHTFFIGDHANMFPHLKKKAVIDFKSNGHIFDNRIVLNGIDLKAFLDSLPDVKVIKMKCDNNQEAAGDTNGALSMPVIPMNTAAEAIINMINQGQIQVTINGFTVSNGLATTQINNKAATGEEVPRTIVVTTRSQYGLPEDSIVYCNFNQLYKIDPPTLQMWANILKRVPNSVLWLLRFPAVGEPNIQQYAQNMGLPGSRIIFSPVAPKEEHVRRGQLADVCLDTPLCNGHTTGMDVLWAGTPMVTMPGETLASRVAASQLNCLGCPELIAHSRQDYEDIAVKLGSDMEYLKMVRARVWKQRICSPLFNTKLYTTDLEKLYLQMWEHHSKGNKPEPLVQQVETSETA; this is encoded by the exons AACCAACAAAACATATGCTTTCCTTCCAAGGGTTGGCTGAACTGGCGCACCGAGAGTATCAGTCAGGGGACTTTGAGGCAGCTGAGCGCCACTGCATGCAGCTGTGGAGACAGGAGCCTGATAACACAGGCGTGCTACTGCTCCTGTCCTCCATCCATTTCCAGTGCCGAAGACTCGACAG GTCTGCTCACTTCAGCACCCTGGCCATCAAACAGAACCCAATGTTGGCTGAGGCCTATTCCAACCTGGGGAACGTGTACAAGGAGCGTGGGCAACTGCAGGAAGCCATAGAACATTACCGCCACGCTCTGAGACTGAAGCCAGATTTTATTGATGGATACATCAACTTGGCAGCAGCTCTTGTGGCAGCAGGGGACATGGAGGGAGCAGTGCAAGCTTACGTATCTGCATTACAATATAACCCT gATCTTTATTGTGTACGTAGTGACTTGGGCAACTTGCTTAAAGCCCTTGGACGTTTGGAAGAGGCTAAG GCTTGTTACCTGAAAGCCATTGAGACTCAGCCCAACTTTGCAGTGGCTTGGAGCAACCTGGGCTGTGTGTTCAATGCCCAGGGAGAGATTTGGCTTGCCATCCACCATTTTGAGAAG GCAGTGACCCTGGACCCAAATTTCCTTGATGCATACATCAATTTAGGAAATGTTTTGAAGGAAGCTCGCATCTTTGACAG AGCTGTGGCTGGATACCTAAGAGCCCTGAGTCTTAGCCCAAACCATGCGGTTGTCCATGGAAACCTGGCCTGTGTCTACTACGAGCAAGGCCTCATTGACTTGGCTATTGACACCTACCGTCGTGCTATTGAACTGCAGCCCCACTTCCCCGATGCCTACTGCAATTTGGCAAATGCCCTCAAGGAGAAAGGCAAT GTGTCTGAAGCAGAAGAATGCTACAACACAGCCTTGCGCTTGTGTCCAACCCATGCAGACTCTCTCAACAACTTGGCCAATATCAagcgtgagcagggcaacatTGAAGAGGCTGTTCAGCTCTATAGGAAAGCACTGGAG gtCTTCCCAGAGTTTGCAGCAGCTCACTCCAACCTGGCCAgtgtcctgcagcagcagggaaaaCTCCAGGAGGCCCTCATGCACTACAAGGAGGCCATTAG AATCAGCCCCACATTCGCTGATGCCTACTCAAACATGGGCAATACACTGAAGGAAATGCAAGATGTACAGGGAGCGCTGCAGTGCTACACCCGTGCCATCCAGATCAACCCTGCCTTTGCTGACGCTCACAGCAATTTAGCCTCGATCCACAAG GATTCTGGAAACATCCCAGAAGCCATTGCATCTTACCGCACAGCCTTGAAACTCAAGCCAGACTTCCCAGATGCTTACTGCAACTTGGCACATTGCCTGCAG ATTGTGTGTGACTGGACAGATTATGACGAGCGGatgaagaagcttgtgagcaTTGTGGCTGACCAGCTGGATAAGAACCGCTTACCTTCCGTGCACCCACACCACAGCATGCTGTATCCACTCTCTCACGGCTTCCGTAAGGCCATTGCTGAGCGTCACGGAAACCTTTGCCTGGACAAGGTACACGCACTAATCAAA ATCAATGCACTGCACAAACCTGCTTATGAGCATCCAAAGGATCTGAAGGCCAGTGGTGGACGTCTGCGTGTTGGCTACGTCAGCTCTGACTTTGGCAACCACCCAACTTCCCACCTGATGCAGTCCATTCCTGGAATGCACAATTCTGAGAAATTTGAG GTGTTCTGCTATGCACTCAGCCCTGATGATAGTACCAACTTCCGTGTGAAAGTGGTAGCAGAGGCTCATCATTTCACAGACCTCTCACAG ATTCCTTGCAATGGCAAGGCAGCTGATCGTATCCACCAGGATGGAATCCACATCCTGGTCAACATGAACGGATACACCAAGGGAGCCCGAAATGAGCTGTTTGCCCTCCGCCCTGCCCCCATTCAG ACTATGTGGCTGGGTTACCCTGGAACCAGCGGAGCTCCTTTCATGGACTACATCGTCTCTGACAAAGAGACGTCACCTATTGAAGTAGCTGAGCAGTATTCTGAGAAACTAGCCTACATGCCCCATACTTTCTTCATTGGAGACCATGCCAACATGTTCCCTCACCTCAAG AAAAAGGCAGTGATTGATTTCAAGTCGAATGGACACATCTTTGACAACCGTATTGTTCTCAATGGTATTGATCTGAAGGCCTTTTTGGACAGTCTGCCAGATGTGAAGGTGATCAAG ATGAAGTGTGACAACAACCAGGAAGCTGCCGGGGACACAAATGGAGCTCTGTCCATGCCCGTAATCCCCATgaacacagcagctgaggccATCATCAACATGATCAACCAAGGCCAAATCCAGGTCACAATCAATGGCTTCACTGTCAGCAATGGCCTGGCCACCACACAG ATCAATAACAAAGCAGCCACTGGGGAGGAGGTGCCACGCACAATTGTTGTGACAACCCGCTCCCAGTATGGCCTCCCCGAGGACTCCATCGTCTACTGCAACTTCAACCAGCTCTACAAGATTGATCCCCCTACTCTTCAGATGTGGGCCAAT atctTGAAGCGTGTGCCCAACAGTGTACTGTGGCTTCTTCGTTTCCCAGCTGTTGGCGAGCCCAACATCCAGCAGTACGCTCAGAACATGGGTCTGCCTGGCTCTCGCATCATCTTCTCTCCTGTGGCGCCCAAGGAGGAGCATGTGAGAAGGGGCCAGCTAGCTGATGTGTGCCTCGACACTCCTCTGTGTAATGGTCACACCACAGGCATGGATGTTCTCTGGGCTGGAACCCCCATGGTCACCATGCCAG GTGAAACCCTTGCCTCCCGAGTGGCTGCCTCACAACTCAACTGTCTGGGCTGCCCAGAGCTGATAGCCCACAGTCGCCAGGACTATGAAGACATAGCGGTCAAACTGGGCTCTGACATGGAATA CCTAAAGATGGTCCGAGCACGTGTTTGGAAGCAGCGAATCTGCAGCCCTCTTTTCAACACCAAGCTGTACACAACTGACCTGGAGAAGCTCTATCTGCAGATGTGGGAGCACCATAGCAAAGGCAACAAGCCAGAACCCCTGGTCCAGCAAGTAGAGACCAGTGAGACTGCCTGA
- the LOC139207692 gene encoding UDP-N-acetylglucosamine--peptide N-acetylglucosaminyltransferase 110 kDa subunit isoform X3, translated as MATSVGNVADSTGLAELAHREYQSGDFEAAERHCMQLWRQEPDNTGVLLLLSSIHFQCRRLDRSAHFSTLAIKQNPMLAEAYSNLGNVYKERGQLQEAIEHYRHALRLKPDFIDGYINLAAALVAAGDMEGAVQAYVSALQYNPDLYCVRSDLGNLLKALGRLEEAKACYLKAIETQPNFAVAWSNLGCVFNAQGEIWLAIHHFEKAVTLDPNFLDAYINLGNVLKEARIFDRAVAGYLRALSLSPNHAVVHGNLACVYYEQGLIDLAIDTYRRAIELQPHFPDAYCNLANALKEKGNVSEAEECYNTALRLCPTHADSLNNLANIKREQGNIEEAVQLYRKALEVFPEFAAAHSNLASVLQQQGKLQEALMHYKEAIRISPTFADAYSNMGNTLKEMQDVQGALQCYTRAIQINPAFADAHSNLASIHKDSGNIPEAIASYRTALKLKPDFPDAYCNLAHCLQIVCDWTDYDERMKKLVSIVADQLDKNRLPSVHPHHSMLYPLSHGFRKAIAERHGNLCLDKINALHKPAYEHPKDLKASGGRLRVGYVSSDFGNHPTSHLMQSIPGMHNSEKFEVFCYALSPDDSTNFRVKVVAEAHHFTDLSQIPCNGKAADRIHQDGIHILVNMNGYTKGARNELFALRPAPIQTMWLGYPGTSGAPFMDYIVSDKETSPIEVAEQYSEKLAYMPHTFFIGDHANMFPHLKKKAVIDFKSNGHIFDNRIVLNGIDLKAFLDSLPDVKVIKMKCDNNQEAAGDTNGALSMPVIPMNTAAEAIINMINQGQIQVTINGFTVSNGLATTQINNKAATGEEVPRTIVVTTRSQYGLPEDSIVYCNFNQLYKIDPPTLQMWANILKRVPNSVLWLLRFPAVGEPNIQQYAQNMGLPGSRIIFSPVAPKEEHVRRGQLADVCLDTPLCNGHTTGMDVLWAGTPMVTMPGETLASRVAASQLNCLGCPELIAHSRQDYEDIAVKLGSDMEYLKMVRARVWKQRICSPLFNTKLYTTDLEKLYLQMWEHHSKGNKPEPLVQQVETSETA; from the exons GGTTGGCTGAACTGGCGCACCGAGAGTATCAGTCAGGGGACTTTGAGGCAGCTGAGCGCCACTGCATGCAGCTGTGGAGACAGGAGCCTGATAACACAGGCGTGCTACTGCTCCTGTCCTCCATCCATTTCCAGTGCCGAAGACTCGACAG GTCTGCTCACTTCAGCACCCTGGCCATCAAACAGAACCCAATGTTGGCTGAGGCCTATTCCAACCTGGGGAACGTGTACAAGGAGCGTGGGCAACTGCAGGAAGCCATAGAACATTACCGCCACGCTCTGAGACTGAAGCCAGATTTTATTGATGGATACATCAACTTGGCAGCAGCTCTTGTGGCAGCAGGGGACATGGAGGGAGCAGTGCAAGCTTACGTATCTGCATTACAATATAACCCT gATCTTTATTGTGTACGTAGTGACTTGGGCAACTTGCTTAAAGCCCTTGGACGTTTGGAAGAGGCTAAG GCTTGTTACCTGAAAGCCATTGAGACTCAGCCCAACTTTGCAGTGGCTTGGAGCAACCTGGGCTGTGTGTTCAATGCCCAGGGAGAGATTTGGCTTGCCATCCACCATTTTGAGAAG GCAGTGACCCTGGACCCAAATTTCCTTGATGCATACATCAATTTAGGAAATGTTTTGAAGGAAGCTCGCATCTTTGACAG AGCTGTGGCTGGATACCTAAGAGCCCTGAGTCTTAGCCCAAACCATGCGGTTGTCCATGGAAACCTGGCCTGTGTCTACTACGAGCAAGGCCTCATTGACTTGGCTATTGACACCTACCGTCGTGCTATTGAACTGCAGCCCCACTTCCCCGATGCCTACTGCAATTTGGCAAATGCCCTCAAGGAGAAAGGCAAT GTGTCTGAAGCAGAAGAATGCTACAACACAGCCTTGCGCTTGTGTCCAACCCATGCAGACTCTCTCAACAACTTGGCCAATATCAagcgtgagcagggcaacatTGAAGAGGCTGTTCAGCTCTATAGGAAAGCACTGGAG gtCTTCCCAGAGTTTGCAGCAGCTCACTCCAACCTGGCCAgtgtcctgcagcagcagggaaaaCTCCAGGAGGCCCTCATGCACTACAAGGAGGCCATTAG AATCAGCCCCACATTCGCTGATGCCTACTCAAACATGGGCAATACACTGAAGGAAATGCAAGATGTACAGGGAGCGCTGCAGTGCTACACCCGTGCCATCCAGATCAACCCTGCCTTTGCTGACGCTCACAGCAATTTAGCCTCGATCCACAAG GATTCTGGAAACATCCCAGAAGCCATTGCATCTTACCGCACAGCCTTGAAACTCAAGCCAGACTTCCCAGATGCTTACTGCAACTTGGCACATTGCCTGCAG ATTGTGTGTGACTGGACAGATTATGACGAGCGGatgaagaagcttgtgagcaTTGTGGCTGACCAGCTGGATAAGAACCGCTTACCTTCCGTGCACCCACACCACAGCATGCTGTATCCACTCTCTCACGGCTTCCGTAAGGCCATTGCTGAGCGTCACGGAAACCTTTGCCTGGACAAG ATCAATGCACTGCACAAACCTGCTTATGAGCATCCAAAGGATCTGAAGGCCAGTGGTGGACGTCTGCGTGTTGGCTACGTCAGCTCTGACTTTGGCAACCACCCAACTTCCCACCTGATGCAGTCCATTCCTGGAATGCACAATTCTGAGAAATTTGAG GTGTTCTGCTATGCACTCAGCCCTGATGATAGTACCAACTTCCGTGTGAAAGTGGTAGCAGAGGCTCATCATTTCACAGACCTCTCACAG ATTCCTTGCAATGGCAAGGCAGCTGATCGTATCCACCAGGATGGAATCCACATCCTGGTCAACATGAACGGATACACCAAGGGAGCCCGAAATGAGCTGTTTGCCCTCCGCCCTGCCCCCATTCAG ACTATGTGGCTGGGTTACCCTGGAACCAGCGGAGCTCCTTTCATGGACTACATCGTCTCTGACAAAGAGACGTCACCTATTGAAGTAGCTGAGCAGTATTCTGAGAAACTAGCCTACATGCCCCATACTTTCTTCATTGGAGACCATGCCAACATGTTCCCTCACCTCAAG AAAAAGGCAGTGATTGATTTCAAGTCGAATGGACACATCTTTGACAACCGTATTGTTCTCAATGGTATTGATCTGAAGGCCTTTTTGGACAGTCTGCCAGATGTGAAGGTGATCAAG ATGAAGTGTGACAACAACCAGGAAGCTGCCGGGGACACAAATGGAGCTCTGTCCATGCCCGTAATCCCCATgaacacagcagctgaggccATCATCAACATGATCAACCAAGGCCAAATCCAGGTCACAATCAATGGCTTCACTGTCAGCAATGGCCTGGCCACCACACAG ATCAATAACAAAGCAGCCACTGGGGAGGAGGTGCCACGCACAATTGTTGTGACAACCCGCTCCCAGTATGGCCTCCCCGAGGACTCCATCGTCTACTGCAACTTCAACCAGCTCTACAAGATTGATCCCCCTACTCTTCAGATGTGGGCCAAT atctTGAAGCGTGTGCCCAACAGTGTACTGTGGCTTCTTCGTTTCCCAGCTGTTGGCGAGCCCAACATCCAGCAGTACGCTCAGAACATGGGTCTGCCTGGCTCTCGCATCATCTTCTCTCCTGTGGCGCCCAAGGAGGAGCATGTGAGAAGGGGCCAGCTAGCTGATGTGTGCCTCGACACTCCTCTGTGTAATGGTCACACCACAGGCATGGATGTTCTCTGGGCTGGAACCCCCATGGTCACCATGCCAG GTGAAACCCTTGCCTCCCGAGTGGCTGCCTCACAACTCAACTGTCTGGGCTGCCCAGAGCTGATAGCCCACAGTCGCCAGGACTATGAAGACATAGCGGTCAAACTGGGCTCTGACATGGAATA CCTAAAGATGGTCCGAGCACGTGTTTGGAAGCAGCGAATCTGCAGCCCTCTTTTCAACACCAAGCTGTACACAACTGACCTGGAGAAGCTCTATCTGCAGATGTGGGAGCACCATAGCAAAGGCAACAAGCCAGAACCCCTGGTCCAGCAAGTAGAGACCAGTGAGACTGCCTGA